The genomic window CCAGTGACTATTTCTGCATAAATATTAGTTAATTCACTTCGTTGTTTTCCATCTTCAACCTTCAAGAAAAATCCATATTTTCCCTGGATTGATAACTGCTTAAATATACTACCTAACAACACAGTTTTTCCAGCACCAGATGGAGCTATAGTGAGAATTTTGTAGTTTTCCATGATACCTGGATAGTGAATAATATGAATATTTCACAGAATTACTCAAATAAATTGAGCAATTCTGCATTCTTACTCTGCTTTTAAGGCAGAAATAAATCTGATTCAGGAAAATCCTGATCTAATTTTTGCTGAATGTATAAGAAAGAGTCAATTGCATGGATTAGAGATGTAACTTCGTTTGTAACTTGTCTTAGTGAATTATCTCTATCTTGACGTAGTTTTTCTAGTCTTCCTTTTTCATGTTTTCTGTATCCTGCAAAAAGGATCTCATCTAATTTACTAAGAAAAATTTTAGTTAACTTAATACCTTCAGTGGCCGGATTAGGGAGTAATTCTCCTAATACAGTATCCAAAAGCAAATCAACACTGAACTGTAAACCGGAAAGCCATGATTTTTCTGTTTCTACATTTTGAGTTTCCAGATTTTTCTTTATTCGTTCAATTTCTTTTTGATTAGCTTTAACAGCATCAATTAGCACACAAGCGAAAGGTACTTCAAGTTGAAAAGGACGAGGAACTCCATTAGGTATTTTTTGCATACCCTTACCATCAATTTGAGGAGTTGCAAAATTAAAACCAACTGCACTAACTGGAATTAATCTCACTGGAGAACCTTCCTCATTTCGGCTGCGGACTATTTGTTTGAACTGAGGAATATTGACTAAGTAATTTCTTATATCTTTGAGACTATATTGATTATTTACAAGTAAATCCCATTTACTAATTACAAAATTAATTGGTACTTTACATTTTTCTATATACCTTAAAATACTTGGTAAATCTTCGTTGAGAAAGGAATCAGCTTGAAATTTATTTTTGCCATTCAAGCAAGCAAGGATTTTTTGTCCATCCAAAAGACCCAAGATACTATCAGCTTTTTTAACTATATTTTGAAATTCGGTGTCTTTCTCATCTATGTCAATTAAGCGACCTCCAGCATAGTCAAAGTAAGCAAACTGACATGCTGCATAGTTATCAAGTGTTGGAGTCTTGACACGGCAGGTATAAGTCCACTCGTTCACCTCACTATATCTTGTTCCCGCAGGCCAAGTATCCCCAGTGATTATTTGTGCATAAATAGCATTAAGTAGTTTTCGCTTTTGCTGATCCTCAACTTCCAAGAAAAAACCATGCTCCCCTTGAATTGCTAGGGCTTTAAACAAACTAGCCAAGAATACAGTCTTACCTGCACCCGATGCCCCTAGGGTAATGATGTTGTAAGTCTTCATACCTGTTCTGGAAATAATTATTTTGTGCCTGTCTATGTATTCTTCACATCCATATACTCACATTACGCATCCTGAAGAAACTGAGTTTATCAACCAGTACTGATAAATGTAGCTTTTTTTACAAAAAACTCTCCTAGTTTTATAACTGAATTACAAGTGAAATACAGTGCGTTAATCTAAAAAGGATAGTAGTGAGCTATGCTATATTCTTTATCAAAAGTACTTAATAAAATTAAGTATAAATAAAACTATAAATTAAGTAAAAATATTTAGAAAAACTTTAACGCAAGTGAGTTGAGATGAGCGGATCACTCGTCACCCATCAGTAACAGTTTAAGGTCATAAACAATTTGTCAATAAGCAATAGTGCTTAAAATTATGCTCAGAATCTGAGTAGAAACACAATTTTAAAGCTGGCGCTGCCAAAGGCAGGCCGCTTTGAGTCTACGCGTCATATTTAAAGGCATCATTCATCCTTACTCAAAAAACTCGGTACAAAGCTTAATTAGATACTTGATGAAGTGGTTAATTTATAGCCTAATTACTATTGAAAAACTGATTTTCTCTTAACCTGTCACGAATGCTTTCTATCTCACAATATAGTATTTTTTGTAATAAATGTTAACCCTATTATTTCTTTAAAGAAATAATGTATAGAATATGTAAGTGCAACTTAGGTAATAAAAGATTGAGTAATAAAAATGGTGCGTTAGACAAAGCCATAACGCACCCTACTGTTGAATGGTACTTACTATCTCAACTCAATTGTTCATACTTAAATTTCCCTTTAATAAACTTGTTAAAGTATTGACCTTTAGACGGTGCATTGTCTAAGTCTACCTTGACACTAGGAGGTACTTTGAAATACTCGTAAACACTTCCACTATCAAATTCAATAGTCAGTGTTTGAGTTTTTGGATCATAGCTAAATTGCTTAATAACGCTGCCTTCAGGCTTGAGTAGAGGGAAGGCGATCGCATCCCGAATACTGGCACAATCAGTTAATAACATTACCAACCGATCAATCCCAATCCCTAAACCACCTGTAGGCGGCATTCCATATTCAAGGGCTGTCAAAAAGTCTTCATCTACGCCTTGTGCTTCCAAATCGCCAGCAGCTTTTCTTTCAGCTTGGGCTTCTAAGCGTTCTCTTTGCTCAATGGGATCGGTAAGTTCTGAGAAGCTGTTACCAGTTTCTCGCCCTACTATAAATAACTCAAATCTTTCCACCAAACCAGGTTGAGAACGGTGGGGTTTTGCTAACGGCGAAATTTCTACAGGGTAATCAATTACAAAGGTAGGTTGAATTAAATTGGCTTCTACTTTCTCTTCAAAAGCTAAATTCAGTAACTTCCCAATTGATTGGGCTTCATCTACACCAGGAATCGCAGCATTTTTACTTGCTGTTTTTGCTTCTTCCAAAGTTTGGAAAGAATTAAAATCCAAACCCGTAACTTCTTTAACTAAATCGTGCATTGTCACCCGCCGCCAAGGTGGTGTTAAATCTATAGGTTCCCCTTGGTAAGTGATTTCCAGCGTGCCGAGTACCTCTTGGGCGACAGTAGTAATAATCCCCTCAGTCAGCGCCATCATATCGTTGTAGTCGGCGTAGGCTTGGTAAACTTCAATCGTTGTAAATTCGGGATTGTGTCGAGTCGAAATTCCCTCATTGCGGAAAACCCGCCCCAATTCAAACACCTTTTCAAAACCACCCACAATCAACCGTTTGAGATGAAGTTCTGTGGCAATTCGTAGATACAACTCCATTTCTAAAGTGTTGTGGTAGGTGATAAATGGACGCGCATCTGCACCCCCAGTCTCACTTTGCAAAACCGGTGTTTCAATTTCCAGAAAATCCCGTTCTTCTAAATAGCGACGGATACCAGCAGTAATTTGGGCGCGACGGCGGAAAGTTTGCCGCACTTCCGGGTTAACAATCAAGTCAACGTAGCGCTGACGGTAGCGCTTGGCAACATCCGTTAATCCATGCCACTTGTCGGGTAGGGGCAACAGGGATTTAGTGAGGATAGTATATTGTTTAACGTAGACAGATAATTCGCCCTTTTCAGTCCGTTTAATAGTACCTTTGGCTCCCAGGATGTCGCCTGCATCTGTGAGTTGTTTCAAGTGATTAAAGGCATCAGCATCAATATCTGCCATGCTTTCTTGGATGCGATTTTTATCCAGATAAAGCTGAATTGTGCCGGTTTCATCTTGCAAAGTGAAGAAAGCCAATTTACCGAAAACGCGACGCGCCATAATGCGTCCGGCTATAGCAACTTCTAAATCAACTTCTTCACCGCTGGGTAAATCGGCAAACTTTTCTTGCAACTGCGCTGCATGATGGGTAGATTCCCAACGATAGGCATAGGGATTAGTCCCTAGCTGCTTGAGTTGTTCTACTTTCTCCAGCCTTGCGGCTCGGATATCTTCTTCCGACATGGTAACGAACTAAAGAGGGCAAGATTAATTATAGATGCTGCAAAAGTTGACAGTAAAAGATATTTGCGCTTGAAAATGCGATCGCCAAACCAAATACAATGACACAAACTAAAGTGCGCTTGTGGACTGTAAACGAATATCACCGGATGTTTCAAACGGGTATTATTACAGAGGATGAACGGGTAGAACTCCTTGATGGGCAAGTTATCCCTATGAGTGCCATAAATCCCCCCATGCAGCAACAACGCTGTGGGGAGCATCCCAAATGTGCAAAAACCTTGATAGCCCTCATCCCCTAACCCCTTCTCCCATGCTTGGGAGAAGAGGAATTTCTCCCCTCTCCCACGTTTGGGAGAGGGGCTGAGGGTGAGGGAAGAGAGTTAACATTAGCAAAATTGGGATGCTCCCTCTAAAGAGGACTAAATATAAGATTTTAAGCGATGTCGATGGCTAAACTTTGTATGTTAGGGAAAATTTCAGTCCACTTGAGTGGACAGTAGCTCTGAGCCGCTGAACTTAAGTTATGGTCGGGATGTAGGTCAACGTGACAGTTAGATTGTTACAAAAATGTAGGTAATGACAAGCCTTGTGCAACGTTAACACTCAGCACTGATTGCTTTGCACTGTTTCGATGAGACATCTACAGGAATTTACTCTACAAATAAAACCTTTATTTCTGCTCCACTTTTAGCGAATGCCTAGATGAAACAGCCTTTATTTTCAAGTTAGTAAATTGCACGATCGCCTTTACCAATTCTTGCTGTTCTGGTTGCAAATTCAGTTTTACTAGGGCTTGATTGATATTATTACCAGCCCGGAGATTATGAGTAAGTTGGGCACGTTGCGATGAGTTTAAAACTGCCTCAATTTCCCTATTTCTTCTCTGACGCACAGCCTGGAGTTGTTGGCTTTGTAAGGGAGTCAGGTTAATTTTCGACGAAGTGGAGTAGCTTGTAGTTTTGGTAGTTTGGGTGAAAATGACACCAGAAGTAGTATGGAGTTGAACGGGTGCAGCTAAGGCAATTCCTGGCATTAAAAGGAAAATAGCTAGAATAACAGCGAACACAGAAAGCCGTTTTATCAAGTGAATTGCCATATTCAGAAATGCCTACATCTAATTTAATACTGAGATATAGTTAAGCAATTTTCAAGTCTTAATTTTGAATCTTGATTCATCCCACCCCCAAGAGTGCGTTAACGTGGTATAATTACCATCTGGCATCAATATAAAGTAGGGTAAGCACTATTTACTAATAGCGAAAATATCCATTTTGATACTTGTGCCAGCGCCCGCCCTACGGTGATTGCTCATTAATTACGAATTACGAATTAGTATCAGGTCTTTTCATTCTGTCGATTTCTCGTTGTAATTCTTCAATTTGACGGCGCAAAGTTTCTGTTTCATTTGCAGAAGATTCTGCTGCAACATTTACTGATCCGGAAGCAGGCGATCGCTGATAATTTCCTCGGCGAATTTGCTGGTATTCTTCAGATATTGCCCACGCCCGTAAGTAATGCAAGCGTTCAACTGGGAAAGGATGGCTCAACATCATACCCTGAGCGCCATTGTACATTAAGAATTTATACACCTGATTCAGTCCATCTTCATCGAGTGCCTGATAATTTTCTGACTGCTTGATAAACTCTTGTAAACTACATTCATTGGCATATTTGTTACTACCGCCAGAGAGTTTCATCATCGTTGACATCACGGGATTTAAGTCATCCATCACCAGTAGTGCGGCACGATCTGACGATAACTCGGCTTTCCGCCGCCACTCAAAAAAGGCGTAAATCAAGCCTTGTGTTACAAGATTACCGATGCCGAAGGTCAATTCTCCCAAGGCAGAAGCAGCACTCATCGCCCACATCGCCATTTGAATTAAAATAGTATGACCACATTTAATATGCCCCAGTTCATGGGCTAGCACCGCCCGAATTTCGGCTTCGTCTAGTAAGTCTAGTATCCCTGTATTTATGACTATGTAAGGATTCTCTTGCCCCAGCGCATAACTATTTGCTTGGGGATTTTGCGAGACAAACAATGTAGGTTCTGGGTAAATGTCCAAATCTCGGACGCTTTCCCGAAACATCTGGTAAATAGTGGAATATTGACGCGGCCCGACTTGGATGGTGTTACCCATTAGATAGACTAATTGAGGGCGTTCGTAGATAAATTCCACAAATTTACGAGCGATTAAATCAAATCCCGGCAAATTTCGTAAAGCTTGCTCGGCTTGGCGATCTAGTGGATGCCTAAAGGCTTCGCTGGAAATTCCTGTGTAAGTTGGCATAATTCAGGGTATTGGGTCAGTGAACACTTATTAGTGAACAGTTATCAATAAACAGTCTATTAACTGGTAACTGAGAACTGAGAACTGAATAATAGAAATGGGGCAATTGGAAGTAAAAGTCACTTTGTATGGAATTAAAAGCGTGTGATTGAGGCAGAAGTTCATTTGTCACTACATAACTTTTTGCGATCGCAGGCGGGGTTCCCTTCCTGGCCCCATCATTTGACGATGGCACGGTTGGTAGCACGCGCCTTGCGCCTGGGACGTAGTGCCCTAATTCAAGTAGGGGCGGTTTGTGGCTATCAAGGGCGGTATCGCACCAGTTTCGTAGCATCAGCCCTAATGTGGCATGGCCCTGTAATTATTGTTGCTCAAGAAGCGGTGCAGCAACTTCTGCTACAGGTAGAAATTCCCCGTCTACAGCAGTGGCTACCAGCCAACAAATCGATTAGAACAGGTGACGCTTGGCCTGATGCTGAGTTTCAAGGGCTACTGTTGACCTCCCCGGAAGCTTGGTTAAGAGGACAATTTGCTGGTGGCGATCGCTTTCCCCAAGGCATCCCTACAATTATTGATGGGGTAGATGATCTCGAAGATTGGGTGCGTCATCAACTTACCCAAGATATTCAACCCCATGATTGGGATCAACTCATGCTAGCTTGTCCAAACCAAGCTGAGGCAATTAGCGAAGCACGGATACAATTAACACACGAACTTTTTCAGCATCCTGTCAATCCTTATGAGTGCTATCTAATTTCCCAGCCAGAAATAGAGATTTTAAGCCGTCTCTATTCTGCTTTAGAGTCAGTACAAGCACTGCCAGAACCTTGGAAACAATTCTGGCAGCAATTACAAATCCTTGATGAAAATCTTTCCCCCCCTGCCTCACGGCAGTTGCTACAACGCGGGGAGGCAGCGCAACGCACTGCCTTCCCTCCTCTCTTCTGGGCGACTATTGCCCATCGACAAGGTTTATTTTCTTTGCACTACGCCCCAATGGAATTAGGGGAAATCCTCTCGCCCATTTGGCAGCGACAACCAGTAGTTTTAATTGGCAGCGCCATAGAACCGGAAACTGATGCTCCTCTTTTCCGACAGCGCCTGGGTTTGGACGATTTAACTTGTCTGAATTTCTCTTCGGAAAATCAAGCAGAAGCAATTCAACTGTATGTACCCTATAAATTGCCCTTACCTAACACACCAGAATTTCAAGCGGCATTTATTCACAAAGTCCGCACACTGGTTTGTCTAAGTGCTACAGCACCAGGATTAACGGTTGTCTTGGTGGGGGATGTACCACTCAAGTCTCAAGTGGCGACAATTCTGGCCTCAGAGTTTGGTTCGCGGGTGCAAGTAGAAAAAACTTGTTTAGATGAAAATGGGATTTTGATTAGCGGTTGGGAATTTTGGCGAGAACATCAACGAGTTTTGCCAGCACCTCATTTGTTAATTATTGCTACTTTACCCCTACCATCTTTGGAAAATCCCCTAGTAGCTGGTAGGGTAGCTCGTTATAAGCGATCGCATCAAGATTGGTTCCGTTTATATTTGTTGCCAGCGGCCTTGAATGAATTACAAAGAGCGATCGCTCCAGTCAGAGAAAGTCAAGGCATTGTTGCTTTACTTGATAGTCGTGTAGTTAATCGTAGCTACGGCGCTCAAATTCTTGCTGCCTTAAGTCCTCTGGCACGGATTAACTATCTCGATCCAAGCCTGTTTTCTAATACTAGTGAAGAAAATTCCGCTTAAGGTCATTTGTCACCCAATTTACATTTTATGAAGGTAATGCAATTCATTGCCTCTCTATAGCCATGATTCCTGGCAAGATAAATTTAGAACCTAAGTAAAATTTGAGTTGCTGATTATGGGTGAAGCAAAGCGTCGTAAAACCAGACAAGGGGAAACATACGGTCAAGAGACTCGGATCTTGCCTTGGGTTCCCATCACAAAAGCTCAATCCGAACTATTTGTCAGTTGGACTACTCGTGGTGCCTGGATAGGCATTATCCTTATGGCTGTAGGATGGGCAACTATCCGTTTTATCGGCCCAGCCTTCGGTTGGTGGCAAGTAGTCTTCTAAATCTTGCTGTTAGCCTTCTGACTTGGAGAGACCTTGAATCTTACTCCCCAACGTTAGTAGGGAACGAGCTGCTTTTGTTAAGTCTCTATTGGACTCAACTGAGAAACGCTATAGAAATATACCAGATAAGGGGTTTGGCTTAAAACTGATGCAAATTAAATGAGCGATCGCTTGTTTATACTTCAATCCGCTTGGATTAAGCCTTGATCCTCCCTAACCCTCCTTAAAAAAAAGAGAACTAGAGCAAGCCTTTTTAAGGGGAGCCAGCACGCACGGTCTCCCCAAGTGGATCGACTGGCGTGGGTTGGGGGGATCTTCCTGGGCAAAATATCATTAAACCAAGCGGATTAGTTTATCTTGCTTGCTGATTAAAATCCTAACGGGACTGCTTGCTACTTAGTAGTACCCCTGTAGGTACTCTTTCCAATTGGAATTTTCCCGCAGGTTTAGTCAGTGTATGCTCCACGTCTTGGGTCTATCTTTGTAGTATGTAAAGAAGCACTTTTGACCTGAGATTATGCCCTCCTCTAAAAAACCCCTCACCTACCCATCCAGCCACAAGAGCAATCAAGTCGATAGCTACCACGGGACTTTAGTCGCCGATCCTTACCGTTGGTTAGAAGATCCTGACTCTGAAGAAACAAGGACTTGGATTGAGGCACAAAATCAAGTTACTTTTGGCTACTTGAGTGAAATTCCTACCAGGGAAAAAATTAAACAGCGCCTCACCAAACTTTGGGATTATGAAAAATATGGTATCCCTTTTAAAGAAGGTGAATCTCTGCAAGACGGTTCCACTGAACGCTACTTTTATTTCAAAAATGACGGACTGCAAAACCAAAGTGTCTTCTACACTCTGAAAACCCTCGAAGACCAACCCAAAGTTTTACTCGATCCCAATAAACTTTCAGAAGATGGCACTGTTGCTCTTTCAGGATTGTCTATTAGTGAGGATGGCAAACTTTTAGCATACGGTCTATCCGCCTCTGGTTCTGATTGGCAAGAGTGGAAAGTCCGCGATGTTGAAAGTGGTGAAGACCTGCAAGACCACCTGAAGTGGATAAAATTTTCTGGTGCCTCGTGGACACATGATAATCAAGGTTTCTTCTACAGTCGTTACGATGAGCCGAATGAAAAAACTCAATTAGAAGATGTTAACTATTATCAAAAACTCTACTATCATCAATTAGGTAAACCCCAATCAGAAGATGTACTAATTTATCATCGTCCTGACCAAAAGGAATGGGGTTTTAGTGGCGGTGTTACTGAAGATGGAGGCTATTTAATAATTTCTGTTTGGCTGGGAAGTGACTCCAAGAATTTAGTTTTCTACAAAGATTTGACTAACCCTAATGCGGAAGTCGTAGAACTAATTAACCAATTTGAGGCAGATTATAGCTTTATTGACAACGATGATAGCGTGTTTTATTTCCGCACGGATTTCAATGCACCGCGGGGAAGAGTTATTGCGATTGACATTAAAAACCCTGCGCCAGAAAATTGGCAAGAAATTATTCCCCAATCTGCCGAAACTTTGGAAAGTGTCGGTATACTCAATAACCAATTTGTTGCAGATTACCTCAAAGATGCTCACAGCCAAATTAAAATTTTTGACCTCAAAGGCGCGTTTATTCGCGAGGTAGAACTACCTGGACTCGGTTCAGCCGGAGGTTTTGGAGGGAAGCGTCATGATACCGAAACTTTTTATATTTACACCAGTTTCACCACACCAGGAACTATCTATCGCTACGATATGATAACTGGTAAAAGTACCATTTTTCGCCAGCCAAAGGTAGATTTTAATCCTGATGCTTACGAAACAAAACAAGTATTTTATGATAGCAAAGATTGTACTAATGTGCCAATGTTTATTACCCATAAAAAGGGCATTAAATTAGATGGAAATAATCCCACTTATCTCTATGCTTATGGTGGTTTTAATGCCTCAATGACACCTAGTTTTTCTGTAAGTCTTTTGGTATGGATGGAGATGGGTGGTGTCTATGCTATGCCCAATATCCGCGGCGGTGGAGAATACGGCGAAGAATGGCATCAAGCAGGAATGAAGGATAAAAAGCAGAATGTCTTTGATGACTTTATTGGCGCAGCTGAGTGGCTGATTGCTAATAAGTATACTAAGACTGATAAGCTGGCGATCGCAGGTGGTAGTA from Nostoc sp. UHCC 0926 includes these protein-coding regions:
- a CDS encoding helicase C-terminal domain-containing protein yields the protein MIEAEVHLSLHNFLRSQAGFPSWPHHLTMARLVARALRLGRSALIQVGAVCGYQGRYRTSFVASALMWHGPVIIVAQEAVQQLLLQVEIPRLQQWLPANKSIRTGDAWPDAEFQGLLLTSPEAWLRGQFAGGDRFPQGIPTIIDGVDDLEDWVRHQLTQDIQPHDWDQLMLACPNQAEAISEARIQLTHELFQHPVNPYECYLISQPEIEILSRLYSALESVQALPEPWKQFWQQLQILDENLSPPASRQLLQRGEAAQRTAFPPLFWATIAHRQGLFSLHYAPMELGEILSPIWQRQPVVLIGSAIEPETDAPLFRQRLGLDDLTCLNFSSENQAEAIQLYVPYKLPLPNTPEFQAAFIHKVRTLVCLSATAPGLTVVLVGDVPLKSQVATILASEFGSRVQVEKTCLDENGILISGWEFWREHQRVLPAPHLLIIATLPLPSLENPLVAGRVARYKRSHQDWFRLYLLPAALNELQRAIAPVRESQGIVALLDSRVVNRSYGAQILAALSPLARINYLDPSLFSNTSEENSA
- the lysS gene encoding lysine--tRNA ligase is translated as MSEEDIRAARLEKVEQLKQLGTNPYAYRWESTHHAAQLQEKFADLPSGEEVDLEVAIAGRIMARRVFGKLAFFTLQDETGTIQLYLDKNRIQESMADIDADAFNHLKQLTDAGDILGAKGTIKRTEKGELSVYVKQYTILTKSLLPLPDKWHGLTDVAKRYRQRYVDLIVNPEVRQTFRRRAQITAGIRRYLEERDFLEIETPVLQSETGGADARPFITYHNTLEMELYLRIATELHLKRLIVGGFEKVFELGRVFRNEGISTRHNPEFTTIEVYQAYADYNDMMALTEGIITTVAQEVLGTLEITYQGEPIDLTPPWRRVTMHDLVKEVTGLDFNSFQTLEEAKTASKNAAIPGVDEAQSIGKLLNLAFEEKVEANLIQPTFVIDYPVEISPLAKPHRSQPGLVERFELFIVGRETGNSFSELTDPIEQRERLEAQAERKAAGDLEAQGVDEDFLTALEYGMPPTGGLGIGIDRLVMLLTDCASIRDAIAFPLLKPEGSVIKQFSYDPKTQTLTIEFDSGSVYEYFKVPPSVKVDLDNAPSKGQYFNKFIKGKFKYEQLS
- a CDS encoding DUF2839 domain-containing protein; the protein is MGEAKRRKTRQGETYGQETRILPWVPITKAQSELFVSWTTRGAWIGIILMAVGWATIRFIGPAFGWWQVVF
- a CDS encoding prolyl oligopeptidase family serine peptidase — protein: MPSSKKPLTYPSSHKSNQVDSYHGTLVADPYRWLEDPDSEETRTWIEAQNQVTFGYLSEIPTREKIKQRLTKLWDYEKYGIPFKEGESLQDGSTERYFYFKNDGLQNQSVFYTLKTLEDQPKVLLDPNKLSEDGTVALSGLSISEDGKLLAYGLSASGSDWQEWKVRDVESGEDLQDHLKWIKFSGASWTHDNQGFFYSRYDEPNEKTQLEDVNYYQKLYYHQLGKPQSEDVLIYHRPDQKEWGFSGGVTEDGGYLIISVWLGSDSKNLVFYKDLTNPNAEVVELINQFEADYSFIDNDDSVFYFRTDFNAPRGRVIAIDIKNPAPENWQEIIPQSAETLESVGILNNQFVADYLKDAHSQIKIFDLKGAFIREVELPGLGSAGGFGGKRHDTETFYIYTSFTTPGTIYRYDMITGKSTIFRQPKVDFNPDAYETKQVFYDSKDCTNVPMFITHKKGIKLDGNNPTYLYAYGGFNASMTPSFSVSLLVWMEMGGVYAMPNIRGGGEYGEEWHQAGMKDKKQNVFDDFIGAAEWLIANKYTKTDKLAIAGGSNGGLLVGACMAQRPDLFGAALPAVGVMDMLRFHKFTIGWAWTSEYGSADNPEEFPALYAYSPLQNLKPDTAYPATLITTADHDDRVVPAHSFKFAAALQANHAGDAPTLIRIETKAGHGAGKPTAKIIEEAADKWAFLVRTLNVEV
- a CDS encoding M48 family metallopeptidase — translated: MPTYTGISSEAFRHPLDRQAEQALRNLPGFDLIARKFVEFIYERPQLVYLMGNTIQVGPRQYSTIYQMFRESVRDLDIYPEPTLFVSQNPQANSYALGQENPYIVINTGILDLLDEAEIRAVLAHELGHIKCGHTILIQMAMWAMSAASALGELTFGIGNLVTQGLIYAFFEWRRKAELSSDRAALLVMDDLNPVMSTMMKLSGGSNKYANECSLQEFIKQSENYQALDEDGLNQVYKFLMYNGAQGMMLSHPFPVERLHYLRAWAISEEYQQIRRGNYQRSPASGSVNVAAESSANETETLRRQIEELQREIDRMKRPDTNS